One Phragmites australis chromosome 23, lpPhrAust1.1, whole genome shotgun sequence DNA window includes the following coding sequences:
- the LOC133905826 gene encoding acyl transferase 1-like, protein MAVTFTTRRHEAELVTPAAPTPRELKYLSDIDNQSTLRFYATIVQFFRSQPANHNQRPHRDPVAAIRSALAEALVYYYPVAGRLRELPPDGRLVVECTAEGVVFVEADADVSLAQLGEPLLPPYPCVEELLCDLGDSGVVVGKPLAFFQVTRFSSGGFAVGVHFCHNMFDGFGLIQFIEAVGDLARGEAQPTMLPVWERELLTSHDQPRITHANLAYEPLSNGAAGTDDAMQMTRPGDMVGRYFFFGPAEIAALRSNAPAELARSSTVFEILAAAVWRCRTAALGYAPDQRVRFVFTCNARGRWKRHPPIPRGYYGNAMVFLVAETTAAELCNNPLGYTLQLVRKAKFDVNDEYVTSAVDMMALRKWPPLVT, encoded by the exons ATGGCGGTGACCTTCACTACTCGCCGGCATGAGGCGGAGCTGGTGACACCGGCAGCGCCAACACCCCGCGAGCTCAAGTACCTCTCTGACATCGACAACCAGAGCACCTTGCGGTTCTACGCCACCATTGTTCAGTTCTTCCGCAGTCAACCCGCCAACCACAACCAGAGGCCGCATCGTGACCCTGTTGCGGCCATCAGGTCAGCCCTCGCGGAAGCCCTGGTATACTACTACCCGGTCGCTGGCCGGCTGAGGGAGCTCCCGCCAGATGGCAGGCTGGTGGTGGAGTGCACGGCGGAGGGCGTCGTGTTTGTGGAGGCTGACGCTGACGTGAGCCTCGCTCAGCTCGGCGAGCCTCTGCTGCCGCCGTACCCGTGCGTTGAGGAGCTCCTCTGTGACCTCGGTGATAGTGGGGTCGTCGTTGGAAAGCCATTGGCCTTCTTTCAG GTGACCCGTTTTAGCTCTGGAGGTTTCGCGGTCGGCGTGCATTTTTGCCACAACATGTTCGATGGCTTCGGATTGATCCAATTCATTGAAGCTGTCGGCGACCTCGCTCGCGGTGAGGCACAACCGACGATGCTCCCGGTGTGGGAGCGGGAGCTCCTGACATCTCATGACCAGCCGCGCATCACGCATGCGAACCTGGCCTATGAGCCGCTCAGCAACGGCGCTGCTGGAACCGACGACGCGATGCAGATGACGCGGCCAGGAGACATGGTAGGCCGGTACTTCTTCTTCGGCCCGGCAGAGATAGCCGCCCTGCGGAGCAATGCCCCGGCAGAACTCGCCCGGTCCAGCACCGTCTTTGAGATACTGGCGGCCGCGGTGTGGCGGTGCCGCACGGCGGCGCTAGGGTACGCCCCTGACCAGCGCGTGCGCTTCGTGTTCACCTGCAACGCCCGTGGCAGATGGAAACGCCACCCGCCGATCCCACGGGGCTACTACGGGAACGCCATGGTCTTTCTGGTTGCGGAGACCACTGCCGCTGAGCTCTGCAATAACCCCCTCGGCTACACGCTCCAGCTGGTGCGCAAGGCCAAGTTCGACGTCAACGACGAGTATGTGACGTCGGCGGTGGACATGATGGCGCTCCGGAAGTGGCCGCCTCTCGTGACGTAG